One segment of Clarias gariepinus isolate MV-2021 ecotype Netherlands chromosome 6, CGAR_prim_01v2, whole genome shotgun sequence DNA contains the following:
- the chpfb gene encoding chondroitin sulfate synthase 2: MRIATLISLARPIGPVVVGISLGFTLSLLSVTWVDESCGYGAVGVTEDAPVAAPGAAKGARKPSSIATGNTDEDDFEPKIVPYNKPSEQGPPKKVFRSKYASSELGIHERLFVAVITSKNNLNTLAVAVNRTLNHYLDGRLIFFTGLHNRKVPHGMFVVAHGHEHPVPNMFQTVQYLLEHHVAEYDWFYILQDDTYIQPDRLKTLVGHLSMDLQLYMGHPGEFIGGEAQGRYCHGGSGFLLSGALLLKIKPFLERCRTDIVSVRPDEWLGRCIVDYAGISCVKEYEGLNYNYFEMKKNMDLNGDESPDFQNALSVHPVTSPEQMYRLHRYFTERELQKTYEEIKKLQAEIKNISHLAVDGNRSTAWPVGVQPPFEPKSRFEVLRWDYFTEEQLFSCADGSPKCQLSGADRADVDDVIKVAVAELNKKYSPVLHLSAPQLVNGYRRFDPTRGMEYTLDLELRAETESGSGQLLSRRVHLLRPLSRVEIIPMPYVTEATRVHILLPLTSADLPSVVRFLDRCASSLFEPAENAILSFLFLYEPAEAQKVSTDDVFAEVKAKVAAIERRFPNVKVPWISVKTENPGLLRVLDVVSRKHPADTLFLLATAHTALNPEFLNRCRMNAICGWQVFFPVHFQNFNPSVAYPDQPLPTGTDLVREAGHFDRYSFEEACFYNGDYMSARAHMEADAREDEDLLESLDTYDVFVRYSGLHVFRAVEPALRQEYRNHTCDARLSEDIFHRCLQSKRESIGSRSQLAMLMFEQEQGNST; encoded by the exons ATGCGGATCGCGACGCTGATCTCTCTGGCGAGGCCGATCGGCCCGGTGGTGGTCGGCATCTCTCTGGGCTTCACTCTCAGCCTGCTCAGCGTCACCTGGGTGGACGAGAGCTGCGGCTACGGCGCCGTCGGGGTGACCGAGGACGCGCCGGTGGCTGCGCCGGGGGCTGCAAAGGGAGCGCGCAAACCGAGCTCCATAGCAACCGGTAACACCGACGAGGACGACTTTGAGCCCAAAATAGTGCCATACAACAAACCTTCTGAGCAGGGTCCGCCGAAGAAAGTTTTCAG aTCCAAATATGCTAGCTCGGAGCTCGGCATTCATGAGCGTCTCTTTGTAGCAGTCATTACCTCCAAAAACAACTTAAACACTTTGGCCGTGGCAGTCAACCGGACACTGAATCATTACCTGGACGGCCGGCTTATCTTTTTTACCGGCTTGCACAACCGCAAAGTGCCTCACGGAATGTTTGTGGTGGCCCACGGGCATGAACATCCTGTGCCTAACATGTTCCAGACGGTGCAGTACCTCTTGGAACACCATGTAGCTGAGTATGACTGGTTCTACATACTTCAGGATGACACTTATATCCAGCCTGACAGACTGAAGACACTGGTGGGCCACTTGAGCATGGACCTCCAGTTGTACATGGGCCACCCAGGGGAGTTCATTGGAGGTGAAGCCCAGGGAAGGTATTGTCATGGAGGTTCAGGTTTTCTCCTATCCGGGGCCTTACTGCTGAAGATTAAGCCCTTCTTGGAGCGTTGCAGAACTGACATTGTAAGTGTCAGGCCTGACGAGTGGCTGGGGCGATGCATCGTCGACTATGCTGGCATTAGCTGTGTGAAGGAGTATGAG GGTCTTAATTATAATTACTttgagatgaaaaaaaacatggacctAAATGGAGACGAAAGCCCTGACTTCCAGAACGCTCTATCGGTTCACCCGGTGACCAGCCCAGAGCAGATGTATCGCCTGCACAGATACTTCACAGAAAGAGAGCTTCAGAAAACCTATGAAGAGATCAAGAAACTTCAG GCGGAGATAAAGAACATTAGCCACTTGGCTGTGGATGGTAACAGGAGCACAGCATGGCCTGTAGGGGTCCAGCCGCCTTTTGAGCCAAAGAGTCGGTTTGAGGTGCTGCGTTGGGACTATTTTACCGAGGAGCAGCTGTTCTCCTGTGCCGACGGCTCACCCAAGTGCCAGCTGAGTGGTGCCGACCGTGCCGATGTGGATGATGTCATTAAGGTTGCTGTGGCTGAGCTAAATAAGAAATACTCACCTGTTCTGCACCTGAGTGCCCCACAGCTAGTCAACGGCTACAGACGATTTGATCCAACCCGCGGCATGGAATACACACTTGACCTAGAGCTCCGTGCTGAGACTGAATCAGGCTCGGGACAACTGCTCTCACGGCGTGTCCATTTGCTGAGGCCCTTAAGTCGGGTGGAGATCATTCCCATGCCATATGTGACCGAGGCAACACGGGTACACATTTTGCTGCCCCTAACTAGTGCAGACCTTCCCTCAGTGGTTCGCTTCCTTGATCGCTGTGCTTCAAGTCTGTTTGAGCCAGCTGAGAATGCAATACTCAGCTTCCTCTTTCTGTATGAGCCTGCAGAGGCACAGAAAGTGAGCACTGATGATGTTTTCGCAGAGGTCAAGGCAAAAGTGGCTGCTATAGAACGGCGCTTTCCTAATGTCAAAGTTCCATGGATCAGTGTGAAGACCGAGAACCCAGGTCTTCTGCGTGTGCTGGATGTGGTATCAAGGAAACATCCGGCAGACACGTTGTTTTTGTTAGCTACTGCTCACACAGCACTCAACCCTGAATTCCTGAATCGCTGTCGTATGAATGCCATATGTGGCTGGCAGGTTTTCTTCCCCGTCCACTTTCAAAACTTCAACCCAAGTGTGGCATATCCTGATCAGCCTCTGCCCACGGGTACAGATTTGGTGCGTGAGGCGGGCCACTTCGACCGCTATTCTTTTGAAGAGGCATGCTTCTACAACGGCGACTACATGTCTGCTCGCGCACACATGGAAGCCGATGCGCGTGAGGACGAAGACCTGCTTGAGAGCCTGGATACCTACGATGTGTTTGTGCGCTATTCAGGCCTGCACGTGTTCCGTGCCGTGGAGCCCGCGCTGCGCCAGGAGTACCGAAATCACACATGCGACGCGCGGCTTAGCGAGGACATCTTCCATCGTTGCCTCCAGAGCAAACGCGAGAGCATCGGCTCCCGGTCGCAGCTCGCCATGCTCATGTTCGAACAAGAGCAAGGCAACAGCACCTGA